The region GTACAATAATTTGTTTAGTAATCCTCTCGGATAAGAGTTTTCTTGAAATATCCGGTATAATTTCTTCAGATTCGCATCCACCAAATCTGGGTGACAAATGTTCTTGATCCTGGCTTTCATTTCTTTAAcacaatttatttttacttgTATTGGATGTTCTGACTGATAGTTGATGAACTTATTGGATGCTGAATTCTTTCTGTACCAGTCTAGTTTAATTGTGTTATTTATTCTACATACCTTAGTGTCTAAAAAGGGTActgttttattttcatcttctctctctaTTGTAAATTGTATGTGTGGATCATAgctgttgaaaatttgttgtattTCATCTATGCCTGTGTGAGGCAGTGCAAGGATTAGGTCGTCAACAAATTTCTTCAGGAAAATGAGATTGAATGACAGCAACGGTATACATACATCCAGTAGATGGTCCATTACATATTGTGACAAGATCGGGCTAAGCTTCGATCCCATGGCGCAGCCAAATGTTTGCACATAGAATTCATTCTGAAAGCAGAAGTAGTTGTTTTTTAGAATAAACTGTATTATCTCCATGAACAATGACTTAGGAATGTTGCAGTGTTCCTCAATTTTAGTCCACTTTATATCGATTACCTTCAATACCAATTCATTGTAAATATTGCCAAATAAATTTATCACATCGAGTGATGCTAGCTCATATCCTTCTGGAATGACTAGGTTGTTCATGCATTTGGAAAACTCAAAGGTGTCTTTTATGTAGTACtcattatttctttcatatGCATTCGATAGAATATTCGCCAGAAATTCCGCCAAATTTGATGTTGGGCTCTGTATGCTAGCAACTATTGGTCGAAGTGGGTGTCCTGATTTATGAACCTTTGGATTTCCATAAACTTTTGGACAAACTGAGCTGTAGCATTTCATGGCCTTTGCTTGTTCTTTACTGATAGAGTTAGATTTAAAAAGTCTACTTACATAGTCATTGCATTTGTTTTGCAATGTGGTTGTAGGATCTCTCGGTATTTGTTTGAAACtttctgaatttattattgtatacaTTTTTTGAGTATAGTCTTCTCTGTCCATGGCCACAGTGACTGCTCCTTTGTCGCTATTAAGGATGATAAGATTTTCATTAGCTTTCAGAAATTCCCTTGCAATTCTATATGGTCTGTCTGTTTGGTACATTATGTCcctatttttgtgaatataacTGGCTATGATGCTGGATACTTTTGCTCGGTATAGGTCTTGATTCTTCTCAGTTGTCTTCTGAATAATATCTTCCACATCGGCAATGAGATTGTCCATCGATATCTCCCCTACAGGTACAGCCAGACTGTTAACTAAtcaaatatatcacaaaatGGGATTTTATCATGACATCGCCACAACTTATGGACAAGAAGAGGCAACAAGACTTAAAAGGTGgagctcaaataatatcaagcTGGCATCTGCCCGAAATAGGAGAATATTCCTGTTGGAGTGTAAGAGAAGAAATCTGGTACCTAATCATATAAATCACAGCATTAAAAGTGTTCAGAAGctttttgaaattgaaggagggaaaaaactaaataagaaaatcgaTAATTTCAACAACAAGTTAACTAGTTCTATCTCACGCTTGGAGGTTAATCATGTAAACTTAAGAATCAGTCATTTAGAAACAGCTAATGAGGATATTATGAGGATGTTAAAGGACATCATGTCACGAGAATTGTTAATGGAGTTTAAGAAAAGACAGAGAATTCTATACAACAAACGATTCCatataataaaactgacaaacaTCAAAAAGATTGGAAAACTGGAAGAGATGAATAAGCCAAATTGGAAGAATCAAGAAAAATGGTTTAGGAATCTGTCGTCAATACAGATTCCtaaagaaatagaaaattttctatcgTTAGGATCGAAGTTCAGCATGGCTGTACCTGTAGGGGAGATATCGATGGACAATCTCATTGCCGATGTGGAAGATATTATTCAGAAGACAACTGAGAAGAATCAAGACCTATACCGAGCAAAAGTATCCAGCATCATAGCCAgttatattcacaaaaataggGACATAATGTACCAAACAGACAGACCATATAGAATTGCAAGGGAATTTCTGAAAGCTAATGAAAATCTTATCATCCTTAATAGCGACAAAGGAGCAGTCACTGTGGCCATGGACAGAGAAGACTATACTCAAAAAAtgtatacaataataaattcagaaaGTTTCAAACAAATACCGAGAGATCCTACAACCACATTGCAAAACAAATGCAATGACTATGTAAGTAGACTTTTTAAATCTAACTCTATCAGTAAAGAACAAGCAAAGGCCATGAAATGCTACAGCTCAGTTTGTCCAAAAGTTTATGGAAATCCAAAGGTTCATAAATCAGGACACCCACTTCGACCAATAGTTGCTAGCATACAGAGCCCAACATCAAATTTGGCGGAATTTCTGGCGAATATTCTATCGAATGCatatgaaagaaataatgaGTACTACATAAAAGACACCTTTGAGTTTTCCAAATGCATGAACAACCTAGTCATTCCAGAAGGATATGAGCTAGCATCACTCGATGTGATAAATTTATTTGGCAATATTTACAATGAATTGGTATTGAAGGTAATCGATATAAAGTGGACTAAAATTGAGGAACACTGCAACATTCCTAAGTCATTGTTCATGGAGATAATACAGTTTATTCTAAAAAACAACTACTTCTGCTTTCAGAATGAATTCTATGTGCAAACATTTGGCTGCGCCATGGGATCGAAGCTTAGCCCGATCTTGTCACAATATGTAATGGACCATCTACTGGATGTATGTATACCGTTGCTGTCATTCAATCTCATTTTCCTGAAGAAATTTGTTGACGACCTAATCCTTGCACTGCCTCACACAGGCATAGATGAaatacaacaaattttcaacagcTATGATCCACACATACAATTTACAAtagagagagaagatgaaaataaaacagTACCCTTTTTAGACACTAAGGTATGTAGAATAAATAACACAATTAAACTAGACTGGTACAGAAAGAATTCAGCATCCAATAAGTTCATCAACTATCAGTCAGAACATCCAATAcaagtaaaaataaattgtgTTAAAGAAATGAAAGCCAGGATCAAGAACATTTGTCACCCAGATTTGGTGGATGCGAATCTGAAGAAATTATACCGGATATTTCAAGAAAACTCTTATCCGAGAGGATTACTAAACAAATTATTGTACGAGTCAAATAATAATCCAGAACAACCTAAACCTGAACCAAAACCACCTGAAGCAGCAGAAGGAGATGATAACAGAATGCCAGAAAACACAAAATATGGTTCCCTGCCAAATATTAGAGATTTGACTAGTAAgatcaaaaattgtttcaaggAGGAAAATATAAAGATAGCAACGTATAATACAAAAAGCATTTCAAGATTATACAGCAGAATAAAAGATCAAACACCAACACTACTTAGGTCAAATGTTGTCTATAAGATGAATTGTGCGGAATGTGAGTGCACATATATTGGTCACACGTCCCAGTGGCTAAAAAGCAGATTGGCCTTACACAAAAGTGACATCACAAAAAACAACCAGCGATGTGCTTTAACCATACATGCGGTAGAGAAAGGACATAGGATTGACTTCGACAGTGCAGAGATAGTGGCAACTCAGAAAAAGTATAACAAAAGACTCATACTCGAGATGATAAACATAAGGAACCAGAAAGacccaataaataaaaagaccGACGTACAGAAACTAAGtaatgtatatacctatctaCTCACATACCCTAACATTAaagaacgaaaaaatttttatgatggaCCGTTGGATGAATAAGTCAGAGAAGAACAACATTATGACAGAATAATCTGTGGACTGATTTGTATACTCTgtgatcaattattttaagGTTAGATTTATCGAAgcataatttattgcgttttaaAAATTGACTACTTGTCTTGTGAACTGTTGTCTCAATGTTTTCAAGTTTATTTGTAATTACTGAGGAataacctcaacatttttggccCTGATGATGGAAACAAAGTTTTCCGAAAGCTAGGcaagaaataaagagtatttaaaTCTACCTCGCTTCAGTCGATATCCCttaaaattgcagatatatatatatatatatattcttttgagaaagagcaatacaaattattccattcaaacaatgaagcatatgtgtctatgaatctcagtattagcagaggaaatataacggggcatcatatatttcaacgtatgatacaagagaacagataaaaacctcagcaaaaactctgccTCCCTGTATAGGTGTGGTGATTGGtttatgtatttgtttacaaaataagctgacccatttatattgaagggcttcttcttcattcaaatgaaaTCCTTTCATCCTTCCTCTTCACCAGAAGTTGACAACGCATATAttgtaattaaatctgaaaacaaaaaagaaaagaaccagaaaggagcaataaatgttataatttcCATCCTATAAAACATTGAATGATGACAATTGACATCACCACAATGAATTGAAGGATAAGAAAGAATCAAATCGAAATTCATAGGCCAAAAACTAACTAATTATTTTCCAACATAATAAGCCAAAGAACAAACAGAACTCAATAGGCAATATATCAATACATAACTGCTAAAAATACTCTTTCACAGAGttgttcagaaaattttcttgaagaagGATGACCGTCACGTCATTGTCTATGACCAATGTCGACAAAATAAATCACTCTTGTTCTTagaaatcccttcaatattcaagtgaATGGTACCAAATCTGCTCCAAAATCGGGAGGGTTTATTCAACCAGGACCGATTCTCCAagtgatgatttttcgaattctcaggtgtaccaggatcgctacaggccccttatattggggaatcatctcccgtagatttatactgattgtattttattaaaaaaaacgttacaaaaatacaaagaaaACATGACAACTTCTTGACAGTAGTCAATAACTAGTTGAGAAGGACTATTCGATTTCAATTGAATAAGAATTTTGTATTTCCtccaaaaatttgtattttcactaaaaaaaacattttcgtatcaaaaagtatgtcttgttttacATTACCTGATTTTGCGCTCCTAAAATTTGACGCCCCGGcgaaatgtccggtttgccggtcaTGGCGGCGGCCATGTCAGTCAGACCCAGGAGACATTAAATTTGATATATCATCTAGCTAGAATCAACTCGGAGCCGTTTATTcgtatttcaaatgaaatcttCGTTTCCCAATGGAAAATGAAGCACCCTGTGTATGAACCAATGTACGAATTTGAAATTcgacaaatttttgaaaatcatgaattttatcgatgaaaatttattttttggtcgataaaaatatttattattcaaaatgatgAATCAAAATTGGTTGACAGAATATTCGCTCTCCTCACTCGTAAACAGAGTATCAGGGGATAATATATAACTCGTCGTCAACTTAGTATCGCTTCGTTTCGTGTGACAGTGTCATTTCTTATAACCTCGCAGTATGTATATTCATCATGCATGCGTGATACTGCCGTTTCTGTCATTCAAAACGCTGGAACTGTGCTTTATCCGAATCCCGATGTTAGCGTAGGGACCATTACTCACTAATTATTTACACCTGACTTGAAATATTCTCGGAAATGTGTAAAAACGCCATACACGAAACGAAAGCTTATCGGGATCCCATGTCATTAAATTCAAAAGCGAGCCGCCGCCAGCACCGGCAaatcggacattttgccggggcgccaaattgtaggggcgcaaaaccagttgataaaacaagacacgaaaatgttttcttagAAGTAACATACTtaataaaatttccaagagccaattcttttgaaatcgaataggcactaaaatgcacctttaagaactacgtcgtctttttactatagagcATCGTACTTTCGAACAATTtaggacgttttttgatgaaatcgacaaaacctCCTTTGACGAATTTGAGGAGgtgattttgagttgaaaaagacgatttcatatgaaattaaaataatgcctgagaggaataacagaggctccttcaaaggAAATCAGATAAATGAGGCAAAGCAGGGCAGCGAAATTTTTTTTGCCGGGGCACCAAAATATCTGGCGGCAACTGTTTCAGAAGAGCTTAGTtgtttatgaaacaaaaaatgaattcattactaCCGACTTCTATTCCTAAAATGTGAAGTCATGTAGGAATTAAAGAACCCAGGAACAGATAGAATTAATCTGTCAGCTTAAGTGGACTGAATATCATATGTGAAACAGTTTCAATTCATGATTTTTGAGCCTATACGCAATTTTTGGACGCTTGTCTCCAAACTGATAGCTTTAACATTTCAAGATCTtgtactcaaaaaaaaaaaaaatagcttcAAGATGGAGGGAGCAGGTGGCGTGTATAATACGAATTATCTCttaaatatttgtatttttaattcaatatgtTTCTACCTCGGATAGAGAATGCTTATAAAATTATGAACACATTAGCATGTGCTAAATGTAAGTTTGATTAAAACTGATAAAAAGATAACTTGGAGATGCCGGGGATCGAACCCGGGGCCTTTCACATGCAAAGCGAACGCTCTACCACTGAGCTACATCCCCACAATAGTAACCAAGTAGGTTTGAAGATAATTGACATTTCATTTTCGACCTTGTCATCCATAAAGTAATTTTGTTACTAGTTACTGCATTTATAAGATATGAAACTTTCGGTTCTCACCATTCACCTATTTGTAGTGTGTGGTGGGAAAACAGTTTTCCCTTATAATTTTCGATGAAGGATTTGGATTAATTAGAGAATTTTGAAAGATGAAAACATTTTAGAGTTTTAGCTTTCAACATTATGCCATTTTTGagaagataatgaaaaaaaaaagtctcaACAGGTAATATAGACCTTCTCTTTTACCCTTCTGTGATttggatatgcaaatcatcattTACCATTGAACAAACAATTTTagagaattgaattttattgtttggttGATGTTGACTATAAtcaatatgtatatgtatacttACTTCAAATGTATACTTCAAGTATACATTTTAAATGTTTACTTACTTTGAATTATAGATGTCGAATGAGCCTTCTTGATGAAGGCTATCTAAAATGAATATCAAGATTATCATCAAGAATATCATTGTGCCATCTGAAAATTGACATATCTTTttgatatatactttttttcTAGAATTACAAATACAACTGACAAAATATCAAAACCAACCAAAAGGAAATAAATCATTCGAAACTGTATCTACAATTGAATTAAACggctaataaattgaataactgaattaacATAGAGAGAGAAACGTACGTTTTggaatgttgaattttttcaataaatttcaccTTAATTAGTAcgatataattcaaaaaacttacTGAATTTAAAAACTTAAAACTTGTTTATTCATTCCACTAACTTGCATCGAGAACTGAAAAGAAAGATTCCCTTCTGAAATTTACAGAGATAGTGTTCCAGAATTGGaggtaaaaataaaaatgagagattccttggacgATTTGAATAAACCAAACTATaacgccctgtatctcgaaaacaaaacgtttgcgcGCCTATGttaatcgaaattttttcttggaattaaccgagaattttcacatttttgtttgtacagggtgggcaaataaacgaggtaagcggctatatctcaggatccactcatcgtagagacttgcggtaaaaaattttatcactaaagtgtacaagaaaacacactgaaaattgttttgaagttcatacctctaccgctagggggcgtaatagctatcgtcgagtagaaaaatgaattttactcgaaaatgtttcatatgaagttgaagaaaaaatatcatcactgtaaaccttggaaaattattATCTATCTCTTTGAATtgttactttcgattttacgacatcaaataagggtaggtgaaagggagaaatctgactgattgaagtggctgtaacttcagtttggctcaacatttttgagccaattagatctcgtctgaaagataatatcttgttgattgaggacaaaatatactcatgatgaatttgtttttgctgcttccgatagggagcgccatgtcataagttcattgttttgttcattttacaccgaaatttcaaatttaatgataggattttcttaacagaaataggaattccatcaaatttgcatgaaaaaacctgcaggtcgcaaagcgatagtttcgggcgttctggagttatggcagaaaaaagatattcttcaactaatgcacggcaaaaaaccaaattgtgtctttgagttctgacagaaacagaaatcccatcaaattcgtatgaaaaacccaaaaggtcgcaaagcgatagcttcaggcgttctggagttatgaccgaaaaaagatattcttcaactgatgcactgaaaaactaaattgtgtcttctttcggccataactccaaaacgcctgaagctatgactttgcgaccttctggttttttatacaaatttgctGAGATTTCGGTTTTTTTCaaaacctaaagacacaatttggtttttcgcagtgcaacagttgaagaatatcttctttcggccataactccagaacgcctggaactatcgctttgcgaccttcaggttttttcatgcaaatttgatggaacttctgtttctgttaagaaaatcctatcgtTACAtatgaaatttcggagtaaaatgaacaaaacaatgaacttctgacttagcgacCCCTATCGAAAgctgcaaaaacaaatttatcatgagtatattttgtcctcaatcaacaagatattatctcttagacgagatctaatttgctcaaaaatgttgagcaaactgaagttacaggcatttcaatcagtcagatttctctctttcacctactcttatttgatgtcgtaaaatcgaaagtaacaATTCGAAGAGATAGATAATTTTCCAAGGTtaacagtgatgatattttttcttcaactttatatgaaacattttcgagtaaaattcatttttctactcgacgatagctattacgccccctagcggtagaggtgtgtgcttcaaaacaatttccagtgtgttttcttgtacacgtggtaaaaatttttaccgcaagtctctacgatgagtggatcctagatatagccgcttacctcgcttatttgcccagcCTGTacatacctccaatttagaaagaGCCTTTATGTAACTTTATTGTAATGCATGactaatgaacatagatagtggGAGcctatgttattttcagtaagcaaattttgtccccaacatgaactaacaaatttgacatgaaacacgcggaaatgaaaacatatcagtgacacgatatttcactcaattcgcgagtttatcctcaaagaacgcactcgaaatatattataataacaataacaataatttattcatcgtcAATTTCAATCACAAAATTACAGTTTTCGGGAACTTGGCCTAAACAATGTTTGTGTGCTGAGGTTCCTGAAACAAAATTTAGGTATTCAACATTCTGAAAAATTAGATCAACAGTTAGAGAAAAGGACAATACAAGGAACCTTTGAGTACAGGATACGCGGAGCCACTGAATgggaaaaaaaaagagaaaaaaaaatcccgaAACTTAATTAATCaatgtcaaaataatttcttaaaaAATGATGAGTTGTCAAGAATGAATGTTTTTAGTCTCCTTTTGTAAACTTTTCTATCTTTCATACAGTCTCTCAGTTCGGTGGGTAGCAGATTGTACATTTTCGGCAGCAAGAAAAGGAGAAATCGTTGATTTATGTTCTTATGATAAAGGGGCATGATCAAATTCTTACTAATGTTAAATCTAGTAGAGTGGCCGTGAGCTAGAGTTGGAAATATATCCTCTAC is a window of Harmonia axyridis chromosome 2, icHarAxyr1.1, whole genome shotgun sequence DNA encoding:
- the LOC123672333 gene encoding uncharacterized protein LOC123672333, which produces MGFYHDIATTYGQEEATRLKRWSSNNIKLASARNRRIFLLECKRRNLVPNHINHSIKSVQKLFEIEGGKKLNKKIDNFNNKLTSSISRLEVNHVNLRISHLETANEDIMRMLKDIMSRELLMEFKKRQRILYNKRFHIIKLTNIKKIGKLEEMNKPNWKNQEKWFRNLSSIQIPKEIENFLSLGSKFSMAVPVGEISMDNLIADVEDIIQKTTEKNQDLYRAKVSSIIASYIHKNRDIMYQTDRPYRIAREFLKANENLIILNSDKGAVTVAMDREDYTQKMYTIINSESFKQIPRDPTTTLQNKCNDYNEFYVQTFGCAMGSKLSPILSQYVMDHLLDVCIPLLSFNLIFLKKFVDDLILALPHTGIDEIQQIFNSYDPHIQFTIEREDENKTVPFLDTKVCRINNTIKLDWYRKNSASNKFINYQSEHPIQVKINCVKEMKARIKNICHPDLVDANLKKLYRIFQENSYPRGLLNKLLYESNNNPEQPKPEPKPPEAAEGDDNRMPENTKYGSLPNIRDLTSKIKNCFKEENIKIATYNTKSISRLYSRIKDQTPTLLRSNVVYKMNCAECECTYIGHTSQWLKSRLALHKSDITKNNQRCALTIHAVEKGHRIDFDSAEIVATQKKYNKRLILEMINIRNQKDPINKKTDVQKLSNVYTYLLTYPNIKERKNFYDGPLDE
- the LOC123672327 gene encoding uncharacterized protein LOC123672327, yielding MDNLIADVEDIIQKTTEKNQDLYRAKVSSIIASYIHKNRDIMYQTDRPYRIAREFLKANENLIILNSDKGAVTVAMDREDYTQKMYTIINSESFKQIPRDPTTTLQNKCNDYNEFYVQTFGCAMGSKLSPILSQYVMDHLLDVCIPLLSFNLIFLKKFVDDLILALPHTGIDEIQQIFNSYDPHIQFTIEREDENKTVPFLDTKVCRINNTIKLDWYRKNSASNKFINYQSEHPIQVKINCVKEMKARIKNICHPDLVDANLKKLYRIFQENSYPRGLLNKLLYESNNNPEQPKPEPKPPEAAEGDDNRMPENTKYGSLPNIRDLTSKIKNCFKEENIKIATYNTKSISRLYSRIKDQTPTLLRSNVVYKMNCAECECTYIGHTSQWLKSRLALHKSDITKNNQRCALTIHAVEKGHRIDFDSAEIVATQKKYNKRLILEMINIRNQKDPINKKTDVQKLSNVYTYLLTYPNIKERKNFYDGPLDE